Proteins from a genomic interval of Gossypium hirsutum isolate 1008001.06 chromosome A09, Gossypium_hirsutum_v2.1, whole genome shotgun sequence:
- the LOC107890309 gene encoding ubiquitin-conjugating enzyme E2-17 kDa gives MASKRISKELKDLQKDPPVSCNAGPAGDDMFHWQATIMGPIVSPYAGGVFLVSIHFPPDYPFKPPKVSLRTKVYHPNINSNGSICLDILKEQWSPAFTISKVLLSICSLLTDPNPDDPLVLEIVHTYKIDRAKYETITRAWTQKYAMG, from the exons ATGGCCTCTAAAAGGATCAGTAAGGAACTGAAAGACTTGCAGAAGGATCCTCCTGTTTCTTGCAATGcag GTCCTGCTGGAGACGACATGTTTCATTGGCAAGCAACGATTATGGGTCCAATAGTTAGTCCTTATGCTGGTGGGGTGTTCTTAGTGTCAATTCACTTTCCTCCTGATTATCCATTCAAGCCACCTAAG GTATCTCTCAGGACAAAAGTTTATCACCCTAACATCAATAGCAATGGCAGCATCTGCCTTGACATTTTGAAAGAACAGTGGAGCCCTGCCTTTACAATTTCAA AGGTCTTACTATCTATATGCTCATTGTTGACAGATCCTAACCCAGATGATCCTTTGGTATTAGAAATTGTACATACATACAAAATTGATAGAGCTAAGTATGAGACTATTACTCGTGCCTGGACCCAGAAATATGCCATGGGTTAA